ATCAGGGTCACCTTTAAGCTGCCCAGAATTATCGGCCACAGAGAGAACCGGGGATTATCCGACACCGGTCGCCAATCGATCCCTTTGAAAAATTGTCCAAAGGTAATCTCCTGCCGCACCTCGCCATTGAAGAATATGGGCAACGATTCCCGCATGATGAATATGAATATCAGGAACACCACCACGATGGCGAAGGTGGCGGTGATCTTTATGTTACCCTCTATCAGAGATTCTCCGAGGTATTTGAATCTCCTTTTCTTAAGACTCATGTTCTTGGTTCCTTTGATAACGGGAAATCCAAGGGGTCTGTTTTAGCCTAAAAACCCCCTGGATCTTGCCCGAAATTCAAAATTATTTATTTTACGGTAAAGTATCCTACCTTTTGCACCACTTCCTGGCCCTCGGGAGAAAGCACCCAATCGACAATCTTCTTGATCTCACCGCTGGGCTTGCCCTGCAGGTACCAGTAAAGATTCCTAGCCAGGGGATACTGGCCGCTCTTGACGGTTTCGGTGTTAGGCTTGAAAGACCCCTTGGCTGTCTTTATGGCCAATTCCTTAACCCCCTTGGCGTAGGCTGCGCCGCCGTATCCGATCCCGAACTTATCCTTTGCCACGGCGTTGACCACAGCCGCGGTGCCCGGCAGAGACTGCATGCTGGATGTATAGTCGGCGTTATTCATGGCCTTTTCCCGGAAGAACACATAGGTGCCGGAGCTGTTCTCACGGCCGTAGACGATGATCTTGGCATCCGGCCCGCCTACCTGCGACCAGTTGGTGGTCTTGCCGGTGTAGATACCGCTGATCTGGTCCAGGGTCAGTTCATTAACCGGGTTGTTCTCGTTGATATACAATGTCACCCCGTCCTTGGCCACTGCAATTTCGTAACCGCTGCTGAAATAACGGTCGCGCAGTTTCTTCTTTTCGGAATCTTTCATGCTGCGGGAGGCCTGGCAGATGTCGGTGGAGCCGTTGATCAGCGCCGCAATGCCCACACCCGAACCGCCTCCGGTGACCTGAAGGACCACCCCCGGGTTCTTCTGCATGTACAGTTCGGCCCATCTCTGGCCCAGCATCAACAGGGTATCGGAGCCCTTGAGGGTGATGGCTTTCCCGGCCATGACAAAAGTACAGGTAAGGATGACCACCAGCGCCAGTGACGCCCAAAATACTATGGTCTTGAATTTCATCTAAATATCTCCTTTAATTAAATATTGCTTAGAATTTGATCTGCATCTGCATGGTGATTTTGTCATCCTGGTAGGTGTTGTACTTGGGATGCAGTCCCAGGGCCATGTCGGTATGATATAGGGTGCGGTCCAAAGCCAGGGTCAGCCGGACGGCATCGTCCCACCAGTAGTTCACCGCCGCCGAGAGGTTGGAGGTCTGGTCAAAGGTGAGGTCGTTGGCGGTGCAGACATACTTGGTGGTGTCGGAGGAGGTATTGGGATCATAGCTGTCGACCCTCAATGCCACGCCCAGTTTATTGCCGATGTTCTGGACCAGCATGGCGTAATATCCCAGAACTTCCTTTGTCTGGGAGACGCCCTTGATGGCCTCGGCCAACACTGCCGTGCCTCCAATGGGCAGGAACTGGTTGTACAGCTCGAAGGAGCCGCCCATCCGGTTCTTGTAGAAGTTATCCGAGGCGGCCGAGGTCTTTTCGAATCCCTCGTAATAGGAGCCGGTCAGGGCCACCATGCCGAAATCGTACTTGACCCGGCCGATGA
This genomic window from Candidatus Edwardsbacteria bacterium contains:
- a CDS encoding phosphate ABC transporter substrate-binding protein — its product is MAGKAITLKGSDTLLMLGQRWAELYMQKNPGVVLQVTGGGSGVGIAALINGSTDICQASRSMKDSEKKKLRDRYFSSGYEIAVAKDGVTLYINENNPVNELTLDQISGIYTGKTTNWSQVGGPDAKIIVYGRENSSGTYVFFREKAMNNADYTSSMQSLPGTAAVVNAVAKDKFGIGYGGAAYAKGVKELAIKTAKGSFKPNTETVKSGQYPLARNLYWYLQGKPSGEIKKIVDWVLSPEGQEVVQKVGYFTVK